CGTCTTGACTGTCATGGGTGTGTCTCAGTCTAAAACCAAATGTGCAACCGTTGGTATTCAAGGCATTGCTTGGGCTTTTGGTGGCATGATCTTTGCTCTTGTTTACTGTACTGCCGGCATTTCAGGTCATCTTtccccttcttctttttttatcttgATCTTGTTGAAGATGACGAAGATTTAGTGGTAAAAAGATGTTTAATAACCAGATCTGGGTTTGTTTTTCAGGTGGTCATATTAACCCTGCTGTGACCTTTGGGTTGTTTCTAGCAAGGAAACTGTCACTTACAAGGGCATTGTTCTATATGATCATGCAGTGCCTGGGTGCTATCTGTGGAGCTGGTGTGGTGAAGGGATTCCAAGGAGATAACCGATATGAGATGTTGGGTGGTGGAGCTAATGTTGTAAACCATGGCTACACTAAGGGTGATGGTCTTGGTGCTGAGATAATTGGGACTTTTGTGCTTGTTTACACTGTTTTCTCTGCTACTGATGCTAAGAGAAATGCCAGAGACTCCCATGTTCCTGTATGTACTATTTTCTACTTGCCATAACTCGATTTTGCAGgaactattattattacttaatgTAGTTGATCTAACTATATATATGCCTATATTAGAGGTGTCAAGTGGAAGGGAACTTTTAGGTGTCTAAGAACtacatatcatatataaattgggttttagttTAGGTTCAACACCAAATCATGTTATTGAGacgcttcttttttttttgggggaatGAAAGAGGAAGTGTTAAATAAGACTCGAGCAAAGTCCTTTGCTTCACAAAAGATTTGAGAAGCTTGGAGAACAAGAGATACATAAATTGTGCATTTTGGAGGTAAAAGTAGCATGGAGGCTCTTGTGCAATTTTGCTTcctctattaaaaaaatggacaaattagtccttgagCAAACTGGTCTTTCAAGTAAAAATTTCATCTTCTTCTAtgcatgaaatttttaatggaaaaatagCAATATTCTCTTTGAACCAAcgtaaaaggactaatttatttcttcttttttttttttgtagagggtaaaatgtaatttgtCTCTTTATACAAGAACCTCCATTatacttttattcattttggacTAAAGTGATTGGATTAAGTGGACAATCCTTTTTCATGCTGATGTGGCAAGAATTTagtgataaattttttatgtttgaaactAAATACTAGCCACATCAATATGAAAAAGGATTGCAATCTATGGTGTAACACATTCCACTGCCAAGTGTGCATATTATATAAATTGCCTGACTTTTTGTAATGTATTTGTTGCAACTATAATGCAGATCTTGGCTCCACTTCCGATTGGGTTTGCAGTGTTCTTGGTTCATTTGGCCACCATTCCCATCACTGGAACTGGTATTAACCCAGCAAGGAGTCTTGGAGCTGCCATCATATACAACAAAGACCATGCTTGGGATGACCATGTTAGTATCATTCCTCATTCCCTATTGTTTCTTAGCTTTGGCATTGTTAAGACAGATTGAGTAAAgtgtttttgtgttttgttttacaGTGGGTGTTCTGGGTTGGACCCTTCATTGGAGCTGCACTTGCTGCAGTTTACCACCAGATAATCATTAGAGCTATTCCATTCAAGACCAGAGattgaaatgattaaatctGTGTGTGTGTGGGTGTGGGGATCTTCATCTACTTTTTGTGCTCCTACTAGTCCTTTGTTGTGTTGAACTGCATTTTGAATTATGGTGTTAATGTGTGTAAATTATCCCTAGAGTTGTGCTGTATTCAGCTTTTATTAATGGAGGATTCTTTTATGTATTTCCTAATTTTATTGGGTAGTAGTTCAATTCCTTCAAATAGGTTGGGGAGGCATTTTTTGCTTACTAGCATCAATTTGGCAATTGTGTTCCACCATTACAGAGCTTGGCCTGCCAACGGAACATGCTCCGTCTTTCAATGGGCAAGTCGACATTTGCTTGATTAGGACCCATGTCGATGCATACAACATTAATGCACGATCTCCATACCAACTTCCGTCCTCACTCCTGGAATggcattaaaattaattaatgaactTCCAGAGCCCACATCGATTGTGGGCTTGATTTCATGTACCAATGTCTCTTTTTCTTATGAAAACTCGAAAGCTTGAAAGCttcttcaaaaaataaaaaataagcatgtaattaaatttgatcatgGTCAGATCGTTTTTGAAACGGGTCATGCTTTGAATTAGGCTTTTTGGCCTGGGCTTGACATCCTGTGGATAATacttgcttcttctttttctcctttggCTCCTTTGGATTGAGGCAGTGAGGCACATTTGAAAGGAAAAGATGGTGCCAAACTCACTGCATTTGTGTTTGGTTGAGGGTGTCAGTGCAGTGAGGTTGCTTTTCAACCACACTGATCAGTTAATTTTCAGCTGGAGCAAATAGCAGCAGTTAGAGGCTTACACTGATCAGCTGATTCTCAGCTGGAGCAAATAGCAGTAATTAGAGGCTTACTGAGCAGTTGTCATTATAATAGACAAAAATAgccttacttttatttattattttaccattttatccttaaaaattaagttaatttcatTCCCAAAATGCAAAAAACCCTGCTCTTCAATTGACAGTAACAAAACTCACAGCAGAGCAAACTCtcaaaaacttatatttttctaCTCATCCTATCAATCTTGTTCTCAACTTTGATCTGGTAAGTGAAAACCCTTCTTTTTCCACtctatatatgtgtttgaattgtATGAAAGTAGTTTCTGTTTTTCCTTTAAACACAAATCCATATATTCTTGCTCCATTATTTTTTTACCTCTACTTGCCGTTGAAGAGATTGAACATAATTGATGATTTCATTCAGCATACCAGCTTTGTCTGTGATTTTGTTACATCCTGGTACTAAATCTTGCAGATACTTCATTCTTTCACTGATTTTCTCCCTTCTAACCTatataaatcaacataattaaaacattattatctAATGAAAGAGAcctgataaaataaaaaaacaaatcagtAATAATACCATCCTTATTCATGTCTCCAGCAATGCTGTATTCATGTCTCAAACcctcaaaaactaaaattatcaaaaacaaaacaaagcacAACTAAACAAACGAAACAACAAAAGCTTGTAGTAATATGAACAAGTTTAGCAGGTTTGCTATATGACTTCATGCCTAACACAAGTTACACATAACTATAAATATCACAGAACACAATTAGACCCACCTTAAGCAGCAAAAGCTCAAACTAACTACACACTTTAGTTTCCTATTGTATAAGAAGAAACTGAATGACCATCTGAAAATATAACTCCACAATAGTTACTGAACAATTATGGCCCACTGACTACTCACTAAAGTATTAATATAATACACACTTACATTGATCATTTCTCCAGAAAGGGATCTGCATCAGAGTGAGGATTATAACTATAAATTTCGCACTCCGAGAGTTTCACAACCTGCATAACCGGGTATTTAAAATTACCAGCTGCTGAGACTTGCATTTAGTCATTTCGAACTTACACTCACCTAATCTAGAGCCTTCTAAATTGTTTTGAGGAGTGAACTGTCCCCATATGCCTCGATCCATTCCTGTCAATGATGTAAAGCAGGAAACTTAAATGCCAGGCACAGTGACTTATTTAAGGATAAAACATACCACAATTGAATGAAAACTAGTTATCGCTCTTCTCACATACTACAAACCACCATCAACAGCATCAACATCTTCCCCCAAATCCATCACTTTCACCCCGAATGACATGAACACAACATACCATTGGCCCAAAGTTTCATGAGTCTGATtaactccaaaaaaaaaactgatgAACATGCAAATTTTAGACTAAAATCATTAAGTTATATTCATAGCCAGAAAACTTGCACTAAACAATAATATAAGAAGACTTGATTATTGAATCACTTACAATGTAGATGTCATGCCAGCACAAGCTCCAGCAGCAAGTCTTTCGAGAACAGATAGCTCGTCATCTTTTCCCTTGAAAAGTTTTTAGAATTCAATAGGAACTAGAAATCAAACGACTAACTCCATCAAGGGACACGCAATAAGCATCAATACAATTTTAAGATTGCATTATGCATATTCTTTTATTACCTAATAAGTTTCATAAGCAAAGAGCTGGATTGCACTGTAAGGTACAACTCTTACCACCTGAACCATTTAGTACTAGATCAATGTCAACAGCAGCTCAGTAAACCATCACAATTACATTATTGAAATCCAATCCCAAAATAAAGAGTGGAAGTAAAAACTACAAAGAACCTGAGGAAGATTGCCCTTCCAGTACCTTTAATTCCATCATCCTTCCCAATCGATACAAGCGCGCAATTTACTCCCAAATAGTCACcaacatttaaaatacaatccaatAAAACTACCTTAATCAGTGAATTTCAACAAACATATAATTACCAATTCCAAAAAGATAGAACATGCGAAATATAACCAAAGATAccgagaaatagaaaaatgaacccaaaaaaatttgCTGCAAACTCAGTAGCGTGAAGGTAGAACATAGAACCACTGGATTTGatacaatttcaatatagcAATCCACTAATCTATCAACATATGAGGAATTGAATATAACCAATGCCTCATACTTTTTTTAGCAAAGCTAGGAAAGATCCGTGCCTACatatctttttataaaaaaaactccatTAATTAATCCacaaaaatttacataaaaaatgaatatgatTAAATCTAACAAATTACATATGATGCAAATAAGGGGTCATTTCAACTTACATTAATGAAATGGAAGATCTAAACGAAACTCAACatgaaaaaccaaaaacataaaagaagagaaaaacctTCTTAAGAGAATGTGCATTTTTTCCCAGCCCATCTTCTCCTGCATCAAATGCATTCTTCCTATAATATGGCTCATTTGGATCTCCGTAAGGAACTACCATTTCAACGAAACTTAATCTATGGGCTATAGGCCTCCGACCACGACTACCATCAACATAAGCAACATAATATATTACGAGACCCTCCCTAGGAGTGAAACCAATTCGAAAATTCCACTGAAACCAGAattgcaaataaaatatattagtaCATCTTGAACtgataaaaagttataaatatagTTTCACTACCAAGCACATTTTACCATTCAACAAAATTCCCACTGACACGAAAACTGGGACCTTCTGGTTGAATGATTTGTAGTAGTTTCACATCACTTCGATCAACACCTCCTCGTGTTTCACCAGTAGTGTAATTTCTTAAAGGATCAGCTGGTGAAagagcttttctttctttttttctccccTCGGTGGCTCTGCCGAGTCAAATTCCTGTGAATTACATGTTTATCTGTTTTATTACTGATTCTTTTTCGTCATAATAACCTTTTTAGTCCTCCaactttagaagaaaatttagttgagtatttttatttatagtttttgtcaaatcattctaaaatagataaaaaaaattggcatttgttaattttatttgacagaaacatgaagaaattgtattgtagatagatttttaagcaataaacgTGAACCAATGGTTCTTGcagatttttctttaattttattagtttggCCTAGAGACTTAGGTCTGATATCCATATAAATATGTCTTGTGTCCAAGAGAATCAGAAATGGAGTAAATATGAgacttgaaaattatatttttgttgcattcattttcactttttccaTTAAGTTGAAGCTTCAATTAAGGTGCCAGTTTTTTTTGGGTGTGGCTAGATAAAGATTAGCATTGGGAGACGTCTAAAATAACTTATAGACTATATATGTTCTCTATGCTTCTTGGTGAATGCTAGCACATTGACTGAATTATATCAATGACAATAGATGGTAAAGACACGAAATTTTGTGGACGGAGATAGTAGCTTAGCAACAAAAGCTGTTTGGGATGATGAGCTGACGTTGATATTTTGTGAACTTTGCGTGAATGAAGTCAATGCTGGTAATAGACCGACAACTCATCTAAACTCAAAAGGATGGGAAAATGTCATTGCTCTTTTTcaagcaaaaacacaaaaaaaattatggaaaacctcaattgaaaaataagtgggATACATTAAAAAAGGAATGGAGGTTATGGAGGGAGTTGCTTAAAGAATCTACAGGTATTGGATGGTGTCCTTCTAAAAAGACGGTCGATGCTACGGAAGAATGGTGGGCTGCAAAAATACAGGTTAGtgttaactttatcattatttattgaaattaataatttacaattataaaaatcttagtataacatttaaatttaacatgttatgtaggaaaatcctgattttaaaggatttaagaagaaaggaattgaaccaCGATTGAATGAGTTAATGTGGCAAATGTTTGGTAGCATTGTAGCCACTGGAGAGAATGCATGGGCACCTTCGTCTGGTGTTCTTCCAAGTCGGGTTCCTATGGGAGATGATGCACCTAATGAGGGATTTGGTGATTCAGATGAACATAGTAACAAGAATGAAGGTATTCCTCCTGATGAGGTACCATCAAACCCTTTTCATGAAATCCCTgatcgaagaaagcaaacaCTTGGGGTTGCACActgtaaaggaaaaaaatcaagttcaagtagaaaatcatcaagaaatacattaactacccagattgagaaattgtgtgAGAGCATGTCTAGTCCAAGGAAGtcagtgaatgaaattatttttccacaCTCTCAATATACTATTTCAAATGCAATGGATGCTTTGCGTGCTTTGGGAgatgaaattccaaaaaaagaTGAACTGTACAATTTTGCCACCAAAATGTTCCAAATACTGGTAAAACGAGAAGTGTTTTTGAACTTAGATCCAGATGATAGGGTTTGGTGGCTTCGACGCGAGTATGCTGAACAAAATCCAATTGCATCATTTTCGTCCTTGGTAGCAACATCCTCATTTCCCTTCCAACCATACCATCAACCACCTCCACCATAAGCTCCTTacaattattattgtaatataactatactacttttttatatgtaaaactaatgtatgatactttttatgtttggtatttttatgctatGCTTTTAATCAAGTTTCTGCCAAAGATAGAATgtcatgaaatattaatttactttcATTTGATTACATTTTCaggttatggatgaatttaacaatatgtataatatttttgatatgaattatgatacCTCTGAATTAAGTGAAGAAGCTCAACGAAGAATAGCCACAATTGTTACCCAAGTTGAGCACAACAATTATCATAATGAGGAAGAATATGTGTTAAGCAGTGTATTGGTACACCATGAAACTTATTTCACTATGCAACCGCGTATGGATTCAAATTATACTGGTCAAATGTGGGTGGACGAAGTATTAAATGGGCACGATGATCGTTGCATGATTAGTTTTAGGAtgctaaaaaatatatttcacagATTGTTGCATGATTTGCAAACAAATTATGGCTTAAAGAATGGGAAAGTATCGGCGATGGAGAAGTTAGCATTATCATTGTACATTCTTGAAATTagagaatcaaattcaaatgcaacaGAGCGATTTCAACAATCTGGGGAAACTGTTAGTCGAATTTTTACTGATATGTTGCATATATTTGCTTGAATGGGAATAGACACGATTAAACCCATTGAAGGTCAATTCGAGGAAGTACCGAACCATATTCGACATGATACAAGATATTGGCCTCactttaaggtaaaatttacacaatctttatatttttaaaacataaattatttctaacttttatctcattacttgtatttattttaaaggattgtATTGGGGCCATAGATGGAACACACATAAAAGCATGCATTTCGCCTTCTTCTCAAATACCTTATATCGGACGGAAAGGTgaaccaactcaaaatattatggcagcttgtgacttcaacatgtgctttatttttgcatttcctggttgggaaggaacAACACAtgatagtagaatttttttgcaAGCACTTAGAAAGCAAGAGTTGAAGTTTCCACACCCTCCACCAGGtcgaactttaattttttaattactttttacataaaaaatattaaaatttttaatttatttttaaacttgatattatgttttacttttttcgcaggaaaatattatcttgtggaTTCCGGATATCCACAAATGGCAAGTTTTCTAGGTCCATATAGGGGGgaacgatatcatttacctgattttcgtcgaggtaatcatcaagtatctggaaaaaaagaaatctttaatCATGTCCATTCTTCGTTACGCTCTGTGATTGAACGAACATTTGGAGTGTGGAAAAAAATGGCCAATATTAAGAGATATTCCAAGTTATTCATTCGACAAGCAAGTTTTAACAGTTATTgcaacaatggttttgcataattacattcgaAGACATGCTTGGTCAAATGATGAGGATTTTCGAGAATTTGAGAATATACGGACATGCCGTCTCTTCAAGCCGGTTGACAGAGGTGAATCGAGTTCTTCTAATGAGAAAGTGACCTTGAAATCACAATGTTAAGGGAAACCATTAcaactagtttaatgaatcAATATTTGTAAACACATTTTGTATCATAACCTAATTTCTAGTAATAATGAAACttgttatgtcttatgttactatattttttattaaaatcatccgtttagatacttcaaaatttgatccaagtataatgttattatttgtgaaaataatatttatcattgttataaaaaatatttaattataactataaaaaattaaaaaattatcatttaatctaataaataatttaaattaattatataattcattaaaatattggaagatacattttaatattttattaaatgaattttcatattttaataattttaaaaaagtaaaataatttaaataacttctattatatatcaattctaatttGATGTctttaatagtcatttttcattctcacctcaccgctacagctgcgtttgaatccaaacacacactccaccattgtttctaatctcaccgctacagtaaccaatctcaccgctacagtaactaatctcactgCCACTGCTGTTTTTAACCTCATCGGAGGTAAACAcactgcccatccaaactagCCCTAAATCCCTAACAAGCAGCCCTCTAAATCCCTAACAAGCAGCCCTCTGAATCcctaacaaaaatataattaatta
The Gossypium raimondii isolate GPD5lz chromosome 8, ASM2569854v1, whole genome shotgun sequence DNA segment above includes these coding regions:
- the LOC105792230 gene encoding aquaporin PIP1-3 codes for the protein MEGKEEDVKLGANKFSERQPIGTSAQTDKDYKEPPAAPFFEPGELKSWSFYRAGIAEFVATFLFLYITVLTVMGVSQSKTKCATVGIQGIAWAFGGMIFALVYCTAGISGGHINPAVTFGLFLARKLSLTRALFYMIMQCLGAICGAGVVKGFQGDNRYEMLGGGANVVNHGYTKGDGLGAEIIGTFVLVYTVFSATDAKRNARDSHVPILAPLPIGFAVFLVHLATIPITGTGINPARSLGAAIIYNKDHAWDDHWVFWVGPFIGAALAAVYHQIIIRAIPFKTRD
- the LOC105793430 gene encoding protochlorophyllide reductase, chloroplastic-like, with protein sequence MVKTRNFVDGDSSLATKAVWDDELTLIFCELCVNEVNAATGENAWAPSSGVLPSRVPMGDDAPNEGFGDSDEHSNKNEGIPPDEVPSNPFHEIPDRRKQTLGVAHSFYNGVFDVKYIPRAYTSSVSGASSGIRVETARVLALRGGHVVMAVRNLDAGRNVKEAIHKEINGAKIDVMQLDLSSMASVRKFASEFQSSTLPLNILM